One stretch of Prunus persica cultivar Lovell chromosome G1, Prunus_persica_NCBIv2, whole genome shotgun sequence DNA includes these proteins:
- the LOC109948576 gene encoding chloroplast processing peptidase-like isoform X2: MSFLRPSALHQCFIAFPSLRWMPCQSWEFLRWPGLDGLLRLLVVVLLWTTFSEIRFIPSSSMYPTLRVGDRVVVEKASYYIRRPAMHDIVTFPDPTQQTGDSEQIVFIKRIVAKGGDLVEVRNGWLYVNGIAQKEDFIAEPPTYVSNLTYVPEGHVYVLGDNRNNSFDSHVWGPLPIKNIIGRYVTCCHRPRS; the protein is encoded by the exons ATGAGCTTCTTGAGGCCCTCCGCTCTGCACCAGTGCTTCATTGCGTTCCCTTCGCTGAGGTGGATGCCATGCCAGAGCTGGGAGTTTCTGCGATGGCCGGGGCTTGATGGGCTCTTGAGACTCTTGGTGGTGGTGCTTTTGTGGACTACGTTTTCTGAGATTCGCTTCATTCCTTCCTCTTCTATGTACCCGACTCTTCGTGTTGGTGATCGCGTCGTTGTCGAAAAG GCCTCATATTATATTAGACGTCCTGCTATGCACGATATTGTAACATTCCCGGATCCAACACAG CAAACTGGAGACTCGGAACAGATCGTTTTCATAAAGAGGATTGTTGCGAAAGGGGGAGACTTGGTTGAG GTTCGTAATGGATGGCTCTATGTCAATGGAATTGCGCAGAAGGAAGATTTTATCGCAGAACCACCCACATATGTATCAAATTTAACT TATGTGCCTGAAGGCCATGTATATGTGCTAGGTGACAACCGCAACAATAGCTTTGACTCCCATGTTTG GGGACCCCTTCCCATCAAGAACATCATTGGAAGATATGTAACATGTTGTCATAGACCTCGCAGTTGA
- the LOC109948576 gene encoding chloroplast processing peptidase-like isoform X3 yields the protein MSFLRPSALHQCFIAFPSLRWMPCQSWEFLRWPGLDGLLRLLVVVLLWTTFSEIRFIPSSSMYPTLRVGDRVVVEKQTGDSEQIVFIKRIVAKGGDLVEVRNGWLYVNGIAQKEDFIAEPPTYVSNLTYVPEGHVYVLGDNRNNSFDSHVCRGPLPIKNIIGRYVTCCHRPRS from the exons ATGAGCTTCTTGAGGCCCTCCGCTCTGCACCAGTGCTTCATTGCGTTCCCTTCGCTGAGGTGGATGCCATGCCAGAGCTGGGAGTTTCTGCGATGGCCGGGGCTTGATGGGCTCTTGAGACTCTTGGTGGTGGTGCTTTTGTGGACTACGTTTTCTGAGATTCGCTTCATTCCTTCCTCTTCTATGTACCCGACTCTTCGTGTTGGTGATCGCGTCGTTGTCGAAAAG CAAACTGGAGACTCGGAACAGATCGTTTTCATAAAGAGGATTGTTGCGAAAGGGGGAGACTTGGTTGAG GTTCGTAATGGATGGCTCTATGTCAATGGAATTGCGCAGAAGGAAGATTTTATCGCAGAACCACCCACATATGTATCAAATTTAACT TATGTGCCTGAAGGCCATGTATATGTGCTAGGTGACAACCGCAACAATAGCTTTGACTCCCATGTTTG CAGGGGACCCCTTCCCATCAAGAACATCATTGGAAGATATGTAACATGTTGTCATAGACCTCGCAGTTGA
- the LOC18789731 gene encoding premnaspirodiene oxygenase has product MFIMLQIQVPSLPLFTSLVILVTLIIRWKRFKSPTVRAPILRLPPGPWKLPLIGNLHNLTGSLRHSLRDLAKKHGPIMHLKLGQVSAIAISSPELAKQVLKTHETAAFSQRPTVLAVEVLSYHFLGIITSPYNEYWRQMRKICVLELLSAKRVQSFSSIREEEAWNLVESISLSQGQPINLSEMIFSMQDSIIARSALGKKCKYQQEFRSLIKEAIILGEGFSLPDLFPSLKFLRHITRTKPALEKIHRKIDIILDEIIDDHHELKTVKTNTVASITTRTDEVLGLVHVLLQLQESGGLQFDLTTNHIKAVILDMYLAGAETSATTTEWAITELVKNPRAMDKAQAEVRHLLAGKRKNIQEEDIKKLDYLKLVIKETLRLHPPAPLIPREATQRIKIGGYDIPTEAKVLINAWAIGRDPKHWDNADCFLPERFQGSSIDFRGTNFELIPFGAGKRICPGISFGIASVELALSQLLYYFNWKLPSGKKVEELDMTESLGMTPRRRNDLFVIATPFVPS; this is encoded by the exons ATGTTCATAATGCTCCAAATCCAAGTTCCTTCTCTGCCTCTCTTTACTTCTTTGGTCATCCTAGTTACCCTAATTATACGTTGGAAGAGATTTAAATCCCCTACAGTTAGAGCACCAATTCTTAGGCTGCCTCCAGGGCCATGGAAGCTACCTCTGATTGGAAACTTGCACAATTTGACTGGCTCTTTACGTCACAGCCTAAGAGATTTGGCCAAGAAACATGGACCCATCATGCACCTCAAGCTGGGGCAAGTATCAGCCATTGCCATTTCATcaccagaattagccaaacaAGTCTTGAAGACTCATGAGACTGCAGCTTTCTCACAAAGGCCTACTGTTCTTGCCGTTGAAGTTTTGTCCTATCATTTCTTAGGCATCATCACTAGCCCTTATAATGAGTATTGGAGGCAGATGAGGAAGATTTGTGTTTTGGAGCTTCTAAGCGCGAAGCGTGTGCAGTCATTTTCATCGAtaagagaagaagaggcaTGGAACCTTGTTGAATCAATTAGCTTGTCACAGGGACAACCTATCAACCTCAGCGAGATGATTTTCTCCATGCAAGACAGCATCATTGCCCGTTCAGCCTTGGGAAAAAAATGCAAATACCAACAAGAGTTTAGATCATTGATTAAGGAGGCAATCATCCTTGGAGAAGGCTTTTCTTTGCCTGATTTGTTCCCTTCCCTCAAATTCCTCCGTCACATCACAAGGACGAAGCCTGCACTGGAGAAGATACACCGGAAGATTGACATAATTCTTGATGAAATCATTGATGATCATCATGAGTTGAAAACAGTAAAGACCAATACTGTTGCATCTATCACCACTAGAACTGATGAAGTATTGGGTCTAGTTCATGTGCTTCTACAACTTCAGGAGTCTGGTGGCCTCCAATTTGATCTCACCACCAACCACATAAAAGCTGTCATCCTG GACATGTACTTGGCAGGAGCTGAGACTTCAGCAACAACCACAGAATGGGCAATAACCGAACTTGTGAAAAATCCAAGAGCAATGGATAAAGCACAAGCTGAGGTACGGCACCTTCTTGCaggaaagaggaaaaatatTCAAGAGGAAGATATTAAGAAACTAGACTACTTGAAGTTAGTCATAAAAGAAACTCTACGGCTACACCCTCCAGCTCCCTTAATTCCAAGAGAAGCAACTCAAAGAATCAAAATTGGAGGATATGATATACCAACAGAAGCCAAAGTTCTGATCAATGCTTGGGCAATTGGGAGAGACCCAAAACACTGGGACAATGCTGATTGCTTTCTACCTGAAAGGTTTCAAGGGTCATCTATCGATTTTCGAGGGACCAACTTCGAATTAATTCCATTTGGGGCTGGTAAGAGAATATGTCCAGGCATCTCATTTGGAATTGCATCGGTTGAGCTTGCACTTTCTCAACTGCTCTACTACTTCAACTGGAAACTCCCCAGTGGGAAAAAGGTAGAAGAGCTTGACATGACTGAGTCTTTGGGAATGACCCCTAGGAGGAGGAATGACTTGTTTGTTATCGCCACTCCCTTCGTTCCGTCGTAA
- the LOC18790804 gene encoding amino acid permease 3, which translates to MAKMGDNQLTHHQVFDVSVDVPPEGGSKCFDDDGRLKRTGTVWTASAHIITAVIGSGVLSLAWATAQLGWVAGPSVMLLFSFVTYYTSTLLAACYRTGDPVTGKRNYTYTDAVRSNLGGFKEKICGFVQYLNLFGVAIGYTIASSISMVAIKRSNCFYKNGDTAPCHVNSNPYMIAFGIAEIIFSQIPNFDQLWWLSIVAAVMSFTYSSIGLGLGIAKVVETGTIRGSMTGISIGNVTETQKIWRSFQALGDIAFAYSYSLILIEIQDTVKSPPSEAKTMKKATIVSVATTTLFYMLCGCMGYAAFGDSSPGNLLTGFGFFNPYWLIDIANAAIVIHLVGAYQVFVQPLYAFVEKTAAEKYPHSHFITKDIKFRIPGFGLFNLNLFRLVWRTCFVILTTVISMILPFFNDVVGLLGALGFWPLTVYFPVEMYIATKRIPKWSTRWICLQILSGACLIVTIAAAAGSIAGVISDLKIYKPFKTSY; encoded by the exons ATGGCTAAAATGGGTGATAACCAGCTTACCCACCACCAAGTTTTTGATGTCTCTGTCGATGTGCCTCCAGAGGGAGGCTCCAAGTGCTTTGATGACGACGGCCGTCTCAAACGAACTG GAACCGTTTGGACTGCAAGTGCTCACATAATTACTGCGGTAATTGGGTCTGGAGTTTTGTCCTTGGCTTGGGCCACAGCTCAGCTTGGATGGGTTGCTGGTCCTTCTGTGATGCTTCTGTTCTCTTTTGTCACTTACTACACTTCAACTCTTCTCGCTGCCTGCTATCGTACTGGTGACCCTGTCACGGGAAAGAGAAACTATACTTACACAGATGCCGTCCGATCCAATCTTG gtgGGTTCAAGGAGAAaatttgtgggtttgttcAGTACTTGAATCTCTTCGGAGTTGCCATTGGCTACACTATAGCATCATCTATAAGCATGGT ggcaataaAGAGGTCTAACTGCTTCTACAAAAATGGTGACACAGCACCATGCCATGTAAACAGCAACCCTTATATGATCGCTTTCGGCATAGCAGAAATCATCTTCTCTCAAATTCCAAACTTCGATCAGCTATGGTGGCTCTCCATTGTTGCTGCAGTCATGTCCTTCACTTACTCTTCAATTGGACTTGGCCTTGGAATTGCCAAAGTTGTAG AAACTGGAACTATCAGGGGAAGCATGACTGGGATCAGCATTGGAAATGTGACAGAAACTCAAAAGATTTGGAGGAGCTTCCAAGCACTTGGGGACATAGCTTTTGCATACTCTTACTCTCTCATCCTCATTGAAATTCAGGACACAGTTAAATCCCCACCATCTGAAGCTAAGACAATGAAGAAGGCAACTATAGTGAGTGTAGCTACCACAACCCTTTTCTACATGCTCTGTGGCTGCATGGGCTACGCTGCTTTTGGAGACTCATCTCCCGGAAACCTCCTCACTGGTTTCGGTTTCTTCAACCCCTATTGGCTCATTGACATTGCCAATGCAGCCATTGTCATCCACCTTGTTGGTGCTTACCAAGTCTTTGTCCAGCCCCTCTATGCATTTGTTGAGAAAACAGCAGCAGAAAAGTACCCACATAGCCATTTCATCACAAAAGACATTAAATTCAGAATCCCCGGCTTTGGTCTCTTCAATCTCAACCTCTTCAGATTGGTGTGGAGGACATGTTTTGTGATTTTAACCACTGTGATTTCCATGATCTTGCCATTCTTCAATGATGTGGTTGGGCTTCTTGGGGCTCTGGGATTTTGGCCACTCACAGTTTACTTCCCTGTGGAGATGTATATTGCAACAAAGAGGATCCCAAAGTGGAGCACAAGATGGATTTGCCTCCAGATCCTAAGTGGTGCTTGCCTTATAGTCACCATAGCAGCTGCTGCTGGTTCAATTGCTGGTGTGATTAGTGATCTCAAGATCTACAAGCCATTCAAGACCAGCTACTGA
- the LOC18792631 gene encoding cyclin-A1-1 — translation MSTQNRRSAFPSSLAKRQALSSSSSTSGNVGKVVAAEPHLARKRAPLSNLTNRNSVSNNGLRSSGGSSCTLVPCTNKIAKVKKGPPACTGNKGVSASSLPASFNVKPSAVVLPKVTPAPRSDEAVPNSFALPGPCSMDVSPSKSDGNSVSMDETMSSCDSFKSPEVEYIDNNDVPAIDSINRKTFSNLYISDHAETTGVACKREVLVELEAEDKIADLDNSLMDPQLCATIACDIYKHLRASEAKKRPSTDFMEKTQKDINPSMRAILIDWLVEVAEEYRLVPDTLYLTVNYIDRYLSGNPMNRQRLQLLGVACMMIASKYEEICAPQVEEFCYITDNTYFKEEVLQMESDILNYLKFEMTAPTTKCFLRRFVRAAQGANEGISMHLECLANYLAELSLLEYSMLGYAPSLVAASAIFLANFILLPSKRPWNATLQHYTLYQPSDLRDCVKDLHRLCCNSQSSSLPAIREKYSQHKYKHVAKKYCPPTIPSEYQT, via the exons ATGTCGACCCAGAACCGCCGTTCAGCATTTCCGTCGTCTCTGGCAAAACGACAGGCGTTGTCTTCGTCTTCGTCTACATCGGGGAATGTTGGGAAGGTTGTGGCAGCTGAGCCGCACTTGGCCAGGAAGCGAGCGCCTCTCAGTAACCTGACGAATCGAAACAGTGTGTCTAACAACGGTTTACGTAGCTCAGGGGGGTCATCATGCACTCTG GTACCCTGCACAAATAAGATTGCCAAAGTGAAAAAGGGACCTCCTGCTTGCACTGGTAACAAAGGCGTCTCAGCGAGTAGCCTACCTGCATCCTTCAATGTCAAACCAAGTGCAGTTGTTCTTCCAAAGGTTACACCTGCCCCAAGAAGCGACGAAGCAGTCCCTAACTCTTTTGCCTTACCTGGACCATGCAGCATGGATGTTTCTCCAAGTAAATCAGATGGAAACTCAGTTTCCATGGATGAGACAATGTCAAGTTGTGATTCTTTTAAGAGTCCGGAAGTTGAATACATAGACAACAATGATGTTCCAGCAATTGATTCTATTAACCGGAAGACATTCAGCAATCTCTACATTTCAGACCATGCGGAAACAACAG GGGTTGCCTGCAAACGAGAAGTACTTGTGGAGTTGGAAGCAGAGGATAAAATTGCTGATTTGGATAACAGTTTAATGGATCCTCAGCTTTGTGCAACCATTGCCTGTGATATTTACAAGCACTTGCGTGCATCTGAG GCAAAGAAGAGGCCTTCCACAGATTTCATGGAGAAAACTCAGAAAGATATAAATCCCAGCATGCGGGCAATACTAATTGATTGGCTTGTGGAG GTGGCTGAAGAATACAGGCTTGTTCCTGATACATTATATTTGACTGTGAATTACATAGACCGATATCTTTCAGGGAATCCGATGAATAGACAACGATTACAGTTACTTGGTGTTGCCTGCATGATGATTGCTTC AAAATATGAGGAGATATGTGCACCCCAGGTGGAAGAGTTTTGTTACATTACTGATAACACATATTTCAAGGAAGAG GTGTTGCAAATGGaatctgatattttgaattacttgaAGTTTGAAATGACAGCCCCCACAACTAAATGCTTTTTAAG GCGATTCGTGCGTGCTGCTCAAGGGGCCAATGAG GGTATATCAATGCATTTGGAGTGCTTAGCAAACTACCTTGCAGAATTATCTCTTCTAGAGTACAGCATGCTTGGTTATGCTCCATCACTTGTAGCTGCTTCTGCAATTTTCCTGGCCAACTTTATACTTCTTCCTTCAAAGAGACCATGG AATGCCACATTGCAGCATTACACACTTTATCAGCCGTCAGATTTGCGTGACTGTGTCAAGGATCTCCATCGCCTATGTTGTAACAGCCAGAGTTCTAGTTTACCTGCTATCAGGGAGAAATACAGTCAGCATAAG TATAAACATGTTGCGAAGAAGTACTGCCCGCCAACAATACCTTCAGAGTACCAAACTTAA
- the LOC18790120 gene encoding uncharacterized protein LOC18790120, producing MKRISVFCLILHFLALRFCAAADHNASSIVFTTLGRLDYYFDIFTLPIQGGLPSAATETRITDAKSVNFNGHFPNLTRIQSHTRPDPSLQLIYVTERNGFSNIYYDAVYLTSPTTSGARRSALEVSDRVQVPLLSLEQGQNRLSMKDRPSLTGEYLVYVSTHEDSGVPRTSSAAVYSTHINSGVTQRLTPHGIADFSPAVSPSGVWTAVASYGPKGWDGEVEELSTDIYVFLTRDGTQRVKVVEHGGWPSWVDESTIYFHRRGEDQWWSIYRAILRREGPSSTESVVVQRVTPPGLHAFTPATSPGNREFIAVATRRPTSSFRHVELFDVVRNEFKELTRLVSPQTHHFNPFISPDSSRVGYHKCRVNGNGEERPKLFLQNIDSRIPNLSILRIDGSFPSFSPAGDLIAYVNFPGVYVVNLDGSNRRHVYPGAAFSTAWDPVRKGVLYTGAGPDFAPESTEVDIISITVDDVDQASFKKLTTNGKNNAFPSPSPDGKRIVFRSGLSGHKNLYIMDAEDGERSGLHRLTEGMWTDTMCNWSPDGEWIAFASDRDNPGSGSFELYVIHPNGTGLRKVIESGSGGRTNHPWFSPDGKSLVFTSDYGAISAEPISNPHHYQPYGEIFTINLDGSDLRRLTQNSYEDGTPVWIPHFIKPTDVQWPIERPGCEFEDLHWLSKMGPSYGVGAASWVLNKPQCGV from the coding sequence ATGAAACGCATATCGGTTTTCTGTTTGATCCTCCATTTTCTGGCGCTGCGATTCTGTGCAGCGGCGGACCACAACGCCTCCAGCATCGTCTTCACAACGCTCGGCAGATTAGATTACTACTTCGACATCTTCACCCTCCCGATTCAGGGGGGCCTACCTTCCGCGGCCACCGAGACCCGAATCACAGATGCAAAATCCGTCAATTTCAACGGCCACTTCCCCAACCTAACCCGAATCCAATCCCATACCCGACCCGACCCATCACTCCAGCTCATCTACGTCACCGAAAGAAACGGCTTTTCCAACATATACTACGACGCCGTTTATCTCACTTCGCCGACGACGAGCGGCGCAAGAAGGTCCGCTCTCGAAGTCTCGGACCGGGTTCAGGTCCCGCTATTGAGCTTAGAGCAGGGCCAGAATCGTCTTTCTATGAAGGACCGGCCGAGCTTGACCGGTGAGTACTTGGTTTACGTCTCGACTCACGAGGACTCGGGCGTGCCGAGGACGAGTTCGGCCGCGGTGTACTCGACTCACATCAACTCGGGCGTGACTCAGAGATTGACCCCACACGGCATCGCTGACTTCAGCCCCGCGGTGTCTCCGTCTGGGGTTTGGACGGCGGTGGCTTCGTACGGACCGAAAGGATGGGACGGGGAGGTGGAGGAGCTCAGTACGGACATCTACGTCTTTCTGACTAGGGACGGGACTCAGAGAGTCAAGGTGGTCGAACACGGTGGGTGGCCGAGTTGGGTCGATGAGTCAACCATTTACTTCCACAGAAGAGGCGAGGATCAGTGGTGGAGTATTTACAGGGCTATTTTGCGGAGAGAGGGACCGAGTTCGACTGAGTCAGTGGTGGTTCAGCGAGTCACGCCGCCGGGTCTCCACGCGTTCACACCCGCCACATCACCGGGGAACCGCGAGTTCATCGCCGTGGCCACCAGAAGACCCACCTCGAGCTTTCGCCACGTGGAGCTCTTCGACGTGGTGAGGAACGAGTTCAAGGAGCTGACCCGGCTCGTCTCGCCCCAAACCCACCACTTCAACCCGTTCATATCGCCGGACTCGAGTAGGGTCGGGTATCACAAGTGCAGAGTGAACGGAAACGGAGAAGAAAGGCCCAAGCTTTTCCTTCAGAACATCGACAGTCGAATCCCTAACCTCTCGATCTTGAGAATTGACGGTTCGTTCCCTTCGTTTTCACCCGCTGGTGATCTTATCGCTTACGTGAACTTCCCGGGTGTTTATGTGGTGAACCTGGACGGTTCGAACCGGCGCCATGTGTACCCTGGAGCTGCCTTCTCAACAGCGTGGGACCCAGTGCGTAAAGGCGTCTTATACACTGGGGCTGGACCTGATTTTGCACCCGAGAGTACTGAGGTTGATATCATCTCCATCACCGTTGACGACGTTGACCAAGCGAGCTTTAAGAAGTTGACCACTAATGGGAAAAATAATGCTTTTCCTTCACCCTCTCCCGATGGAAAAAGGATCGTGTTTCGTTCGGGTCTGTCGGGTCATAAGAACTTGTATATCATGGACGCCGAGGATGGGGAAAGGAGTGGGCTCCACCGACTAACGGAGGGTATGTGGACGGACACAATGTGCAATTGGTCTCCTGATGGGGAATGGATTGCATTTGCATCGGACCGGGACAACCCGGGTAGCGGGAGCTTTGAGTTGTATGTGATCCACCCGAATGGAACCGGGTTGAGGAAAGTGATTGAAAGTGGATCAGGCGGTCGCACCAACCACCCTTGGTTCAGCCCGGATGGGAAAAGCCTAGTTTTTACTTCGGACTATGGGGCTATATCAGCTGAGCCCATCTCAAACCCACATCACTATCAGCCTTACGGTGAGATCTTCACAATTAACTTGGACGGCTCTGATCTTAGGAGGTTGACACAAAATTCTTACGAGGATGGGACCCCTGTGTGGATCCCTCATTTCATTAAGCCCACTGATGTTCAGTGGCCAATTGAGAGGCCTGGCTGTGAGTTTGAGGACTTGCACTGGCTCAGTAAGATGGGACCAAGTTATGGTGTTGGGGCTGCATCTTGGGTCTTAAACAAGCCTCAATGTGGTGTGTAA
- the LOC18792005 gene encoding cyclin-A1-4, with protein sequence MSTRNPRPPPLSSSSSSAKRPSVSRQPNKKPMETRAQVAKKRTALADVTNQRNGSQSGPPTFIASMKPLVPCATKIAKTTKELSTCANDTDLSGNVFPPSLSAKSSIVVPFSDTSFSGKNTTTEIVATNPSPSSSVTVLPVPSSIVHTFRSRDGSPSRSVSGSVSLDENMSTCESLKSPEFEYIDNEEISEVKSIEKKTTKSLCISDYPGKEGNIWKKDTFVNMETTDKIVDIDNNLIDPQFCATIASDIYEHLRDSEANRRPSMDFMERIQKDINASMRAILIDWLVEVAEEFRLVPDTLFLTINYVDRYLSGNALNRKQLQLLGVACMMIAAKYEEIIAPEVEQFCYITDNTYVKEEVLQMESSVLNHLKFQMTAPTTMCFLRRFCFVAQQTSEVPSLQLQCLAFYIAELSLLEYSMLCYAPSLIAASAAFLAKYILSPSKKPWNSTLRHYTLYQAADLFDCVKALHRLCCNGCSSDLPAVREKYCQHKYKFVAKKYCPPSIPTEFFQDLNN encoded by the exons ATGTCGACCCGAAACCCCCGTCCACCCCCATTATCATCCTCGTCGTCCTCGGCCAAGAGGCCCTCAGTTTCGCGTCAGCCGAACAAGAAGCCTATGGAGACCAGGGCCCAAGTGGCAAAAAAGCGCACAGCTCTCGCCGACGTCACGAACCAAAGAAATGGCTCTCAGAGTGGTCCACCGACCTTCATCGCTTCGATGAAACCTCTG GTGCCATGTGCAACTAAAATTGCTAAGACAACGAAGGAATTGTCTACTTGCGCGAATGATACTGACCTGTCAGGGAATGTCTTTCCTCCATCCTTGAGTGCAAAATCAAGCATCGTGGTTCCTTTCAGTGATACATCCTTTTCAGGAAAGAATACGACTACTGAAATAGTTGCCACTAATCCTTCTCCAAGCAGCAGTGTTACTGTTCTTCCTGTTCCTAGTAGCATAGTTCATACATTCAGAAGTAGGGATGGATCTCCAAGCAGATCAGTTAGTGGTTCAGTTTCTTTGGATGAGAACATGTCTACGTGTGAATCTTTGAAGAGTCCAGAATTTGAATATATTGACAATGAGGAAATTTCAGAAGTTAAATCGATTGAGAAGAAGACAACTAAAAGCCTCTGCATCTCAGACTATCCAGGAAAAGAAG GAAATATCTGGAAGAAAGATACATTTGTCAATATGGAGACAACAGATAAAATTGTTGATATTGATAACAATCTTATTGACCCACAGTTTTGTGCAACCATTGCATCTGACATATACGAACACTTGCGTGACTCTGAG GCAAATAGAAGGCCCTCCATGGACTTTATGGAAAGGATCCAGAAAGACATTAATGCCAGCATGCGCGCAATTCTGATTGATTGGCTAGTTGAG gTTGCTGAAGAGTTCAGACTTGTACCAGATACACTCTTTCTGACCATCAACTATGTAGATCGTTATCTTTCAGGCAATGCGCTGAATAGGAAACAATTGCAATTGCTGGGTGTTGCCTGCATGATGATTGCAGC TAAATATGAGGAGATTATTGCTCCTGAAGTGGAACAGTTCTGTTACATTACAGACAATACATACGTCAAAGAGGAG GTTTTGCAAATGGAATCTTCTGTGCTGAATCACTTGAAGTTTCAAATGACAGCTCCAACGACTATGTGCTTTTTGAG gcggttttgttttgttgctcAACAGACCAGTGAG GTTCCATCGCTGCAGCTCCAGTGCTTGGCCTTCTACATAGCAGAGTTGTCTCTTCTCGAATATAGCATGCTTTGTTATGCCCCGTCACTAATAGCTGCTTCTGCTGCTTTCTTGGCAAAGTATATACTTTCCCCTTCAAAGAAACCTTGG AATTCTACATTGAGACACTACACACTTTATCAAGCCGCTGATTTGTTTGATTGTGTCAAAGCGCTGCATCGCCTATGTTGTAATGGTTGTAGTTCTGACTTGCCTGCGGTTAGGGAGAAGTACTGTCAACATAAG TACAAGTTCGTGGCCAAGAAGTACTGCCCTCCATCAATACCTACGGAGTTCTTCCAGGATTTAAACAACTAG
- the LOC109948576 gene encoding chloroplast processing peptidase-like isoform X1 yields MSFLRPSALHQCFIAFPSLRWMPCQSWEFLRWPGLDGLLRLLVVVLLWTTFSEIRFIPSSSMYPTLRVGDRVVVEKASYYIRRPAMHDIVTFPDPTQQTGDSEQIVFIKRIVAKGGDLVEVRNGWLYVNGIAQKEDFIAEPPTYVSNLTYVPEGHVYVLGDNRNNSFDSHVCRGPLPIKNIIGRYVTCCHRPRS; encoded by the exons ATGAGCTTCTTGAGGCCCTCCGCTCTGCACCAGTGCTTCATTGCGTTCCCTTCGCTGAGGTGGATGCCATGCCAGAGCTGGGAGTTTCTGCGATGGCCGGGGCTTGATGGGCTCTTGAGACTCTTGGTGGTGGTGCTTTTGTGGACTACGTTTTCTGAGATTCGCTTCATTCCTTCCTCTTCTATGTACCCGACTCTTCGTGTTGGTGATCGCGTCGTTGTCGAAAAG GCCTCATATTATATTAGACGTCCTGCTATGCACGATATTGTAACATTCCCGGATCCAACACAG CAAACTGGAGACTCGGAACAGATCGTTTTCATAAAGAGGATTGTTGCGAAAGGGGGAGACTTGGTTGAG GTTCGTAATGGATGGCTCTATGTCAATGGAATTGCGCAGAAGGAAGATTTTATCGCAGAACCACCCACATATGTATCAAATTTAACT TATGTGCCTGAAGGCCATGTATATGTGCTAGGTGACAACCGCAACAATAGCTTTGACTCCCATGTTTG CAGGGGACCCCTTCCCATCAAGAACATCATTGGAAGATATGTAACATGTTGTCATAGACCTCGCAGTTGA